GACAGGGCCTGCGAGCTCGCTTTCAACGGCGCTGCCGCAGAGGGCTGTAAGCCCGACTCATACCAGCCTGGGGTGAAACCCCAGGTTGGCGAACAACAGAACCCGGAGGGCTGAAGGCCCGACTCATAGATCTCGAAGAAAGCCTCAACCACAAAATCTGGCAATTCGGTGGAAGGGCACGGCTTCAGCCGTGCCAAAAACAAGCCGCGCGAAGCGCCTTCCACTCTGCCGAAGGCCGGAGTGAAGCCCGCAGGGCGCAACGACCCAAATCCCCCGCGCCACCGCTTATCACTTCGACGGAGGAAACCCTCTGCAAAAGTTTTCACCTTCTATTTCTCTTGAAAGCTATTGACGGCAAACAACCCGAACCGGCAAAATTCCCCTCTGAATTGCAGCGCCCATGCGCGTGTGCCGCAGGTATCGATCCGAAGGCCACGCCGTCACCTTTCCTCTCACCTGCCAGCCCTTCCGGCAGCGGCCTTTTCGAATCCAGCACTAAGGAGACTTCGGATGTTCAGTATCATCTGGTGGATCATCGTTGGACTTATCGCAGGCTTTATTACCGGAAAGCTCATGAAGGGCGGAGGCTACGGCACCCTCATGGACATCATCATCGGCATCGTCGGTGCCATCATCGGCGGATTCATCATGCGCGCCGTCGGCTTCGCTGGGTCGGGTGGAATGATCTACACCATCCTCGTAGCCATCCTCGGCGCAGTCATCCTCACATGGCTGCTTCGACTCGTCACAGGCAATAAGGCCAACAACCTGTAGCCACGCAAAATCCAGGCCCGAACGCCCATCGCTTCACGGCATCGCATCAGCCGTAACGATGGGCGTCTTCCATCTCAGCGGTCGTAGATCACCTTATGCCGCTCCAGCCACCAGCAGGCTCCGCTACCCGACTGCGGAAACAGCGACCGGCTGCAATCCACCTCAGCCGTGCCGTCAAAGTAGTAATCCTCTTTCCCACCCTTCAGCGAAGCCACCACAAAACGGCTGACCACAACCTTCCCCATGCCGTGGCCCAACTTCGCGCGCACACCCCACACCGCCATATCGCCCAGATAGACGACAGCCAGCGCCACAATCAGCCCAAGCACCACCTTGCCCACAATCCGCTTCATGCATCTCGAATCCTACAGCAATCCCTTACTCATACTGACGGCTTGAGCACCCTCAGGTTTCCGCAAAAAAAGAAGTGCTCCAAACAGGAGCACTTCTTCCAGCCGTGTTGACAGAAACTACCCCAGATACATCACATGCACATACGTTCCCAGCCGCGTGTTGTATGCCAGGTACCATCCGACATGGTCTGGGTCCTCGTAGATCACAATCTCATCCGAGTCCCACAGCCATCCATCGCAATAGCCCACGTCCGTCGGAGCTACGCTGAAGTAGAACCCGCCAAACCAGAACCGGCCCGGTCCACCACCAGCCAAACGCCATACATGGCTTCGACCAAACCCTCCCGTGAAGTGCCCATGTTCCCACGGATGGTCCAGATGAAAATTCGCATCATTTTTACCGGTATCATGGCCTACCCAGTGATTGCCATCGACGTGCGGCGCATTCGGATGCCCGGCCTTATCGCTGAAGTTGTGGTTGTCCGCGGCCCGTGGTGTTCCATGAAACGCCGCGGGGCCGCGTGCCGGCGCAGGATGCGCGGCAGGAGCACCGTGTCCATGGTCTCCACCGCCGCCATGGTCGCCACCTCCACGCTGACCCATGCCGAACGCCGGAAGCGTTAGAACAATCAATACTGCTGGAAACAGGAGTGACTTTTTCATTGGTCTCCTCAACCTCCCATGGGGAAGTGGCAAGAAACATATCACAAACGCCGCTTCACAAGCCCGGCGGCATCCTGACACCAACCATATTGTCGAGTGTTTCCAATCCCGCCCAACTCATAAAATAAACACCCGAAATGGAGGGCACACCCCCGGACCACTCAACAGGCCCTCCATTCCAGGTTCTTCCTAACCCCGAACGCTTCAAATACAGCAGCAAAACCCTACAGACCGGAGAAACACAAGGCAGACGAACAAGTACAGCAGCACAACCGCGCTTTCACCAGCCGCGTCGATCTCGTGAATGCTTCACCGCAACCCGGCAATGCACCCGGCGCTCGGTCACCACCGCAGCCGAAGCCAGCATTCCCAGCCCCACCAGCCAAAAGCTCGCCGGCTCCGGAACCGCAGCCGGGTCCACCATATCCATGTGCAAATCCAACCCTGACACCGCCGGCGAGTCCACCACCGACACCAGCGTATCGTTCGAGCCATCAATAAACACCGCATCGCCGAGCGCATTGATATATCCGCCATCAAACGACTCACCCGGCATAATCTCCGTCAGCGACCCCGCCGACCCATCCCACACGCCCTTCACGCCCCCCAGAAACCCGCCCAGCACCTCATGCGTGCCATTGCACACGCCCGACAACCCATCGGCCGAGCACGCCGTGCCATCATCCCAGTTCAGGCTCGGCAGCGCCGTCGAGTACACCCCGCTCTGCTGCCCCACATAATAAGTCTCAAAGCAAGTCGAAGCCCCCATCACCCCGCCGCACGAGCTTCCCGGATTCATCAGCGAGTTCGACACATTCACCACAAAGTCGCCCGCCGCGTCGATCCCCGCAAAGTTCTCGCTCTGCGTATAAGCCACCACATTCACCTGATAGCTATCCCCAAACGCTGCAAGCACCCCGAACAAAAAGAGGCTGGACGTAAGCAACACTCCTACGATGTATGTCTTCGTCCGTTGTATCGTCGCTACCATGTACGCTCCCGTATGCATTCACTTGCACATACGAGAAGCAACCCAAAGGCCAAATCACCGCCCCTGATTTATCAGCAACTTGCATAAATCTTGCACATTGTAGGCAAAACTTTGCCACTTTGCAGTTGCCATGAAATTACCACTTTCACTCACCCAAAACCCTCGCCTCAACCAACCCCCGCACCGAGTTCCCCATAAAAACCGTCTCCGCCTCCGCCACATCCTCCAGCCGCAGCACCGCTTCCTCAGCCTGCCCGGACTCAATCAGATGCCGCCGCAATACTCCCGGCAAAACCCCAGCGCTCACCGGCGGAGTCAGCAGCCTGCCTCCTCGCCGAACGAACACATTGCTGATCGCCCCCTCCGTCACCTCGCCGCGTTCGTTCAAAAAGAACACCTCATCCAACCCCTCACCCCGAGCCCGCGCAAACTCGCGTTCATATAGCTCCCGCCGCGTTGTCTTGTGTCGCAGAAACACATCGCCCGCACAAGTCCGCTCTGCCGAAAACCGCACCCGCGCCACCCCCGCGCCTCCACCCAGCTCCACAGCCGTAACCGAAACCCCACCGTCCTCACCCAGCAGCAACCTCACCCGATAGCGCTCGCCCTCACGAAACCCTCGCGCCTCATCCGCCAGCCGCGCCGTCACCGCCTCGCGCTCGCACACAAAATCAAAGTACTCCGCCGAACCCGCCAGCCTATCCAGATGCATCTCCAGCAGAAAATACTCACCACGCTCCCACAGCATCGTCTCAATCAACCGAAACTCCCGCAGCTCCCGCGTCAGAAACGCCGCCTTCAGCAGACACTCCCTGTACTCATCGCCCGCCACCGAATCCGCAACAATCCCGCCGCCCACGCCCATCCGAGCCTCGCCATCCTCCAGCACCAGTGTCCGGATCGCCACATTGAACACCGCCTCGCGCCCAGGCGAGATGAACCCGATCGCGCCCGTATACACGCCCCTCGGCCCGCGCTCCATCTCCCGAATAATCTCCATCGTGCGAATCTTCGGCGCGCCCGTAATCGACCCTCCAGGAAACATCGCGCGAAAGATCTCATAAAACGAGAGCCCCGGCCGCAGCCTGCCCGCAACCGTCGAAGTCATCTGCAGCAGCGTCCTGTAACGCTCCACAGAAAAAATATCCTCTACCCGCACGGTGCCCATCTCCGCCACCCGCCCCAGGTCATTGCGCAGCAGGTCCACAATCATCAGGTGCTCGGCGCGATTCTTCTCGTCATGCTCCAGCCGCACCGCCGCCGCGCAGTCCTCCTCGCTATCCAGCCCGCGAGACATCGTACCCTTCATCGGCCGTGTCACAATCCGGTCGCCATCCATCCGAAAAAAAAGCTCCGGCGAAAGCGACAACACCTGCCGCGTACCCATGTTCAGCATCGCCGCGTAGGATACAGGCTGCTGCCGCGCAAGCACGCCAAACGCAACATCCGCGCGCATCGCGCACGGCACACGCACGCGATCGGTAAAGTTCACCTGGTACGTCTCGCCCGCAGCGATGTACTCCTCGATCCGCTCAATCTTCCGCGAGTACTCCGCCTCGGAAGTCTCCAGCCGAACCGCATCCACAAACCGCACAGGCAAACTCACATCCGAATCAGCTCCATCCGGCAGCGCAAACCCACCCTCAAAACACCCGCGCTCATGGTCAAACACCACCGGCGCCCGATACACGCCAAACCACGCCAATGGCTTTGAATAATCTGCACCCTTAAAGTTGTCATCCTTCGCCGAAGGCGGAGGACCTGCTTTTCTACTCAGCTCACCGCCACCGACACGCTCAAAGTGATACCCGCACTCGTACCCCACATACCCCGCGACATAGCACCCATCCGCAAGCGCCGCCTCAATCTCCGCGAAGACCCCCGGCACCTCATCCAGCGTCGATGCCTCAATCACCCGCTCCGCGCGCAAGAACAAAAGACTCCGCCGGTTCTCTTCATCAAACCGCGAAGTCTCAAGCAGCACCGAGTCTCTCTCGCGAGCCACCAGCGCATGCATCCCGCGCGGAAGTTTTGTCCAGCGCATCACACGCCGCCCACTATGGCAGCAGCTCGCGAACGCCGCTTCCATCCGCAATCAGCGCGCGCGTCGCCATATGCAGAAACAGCCCATGCTCCACCACCCCTACAATCGCGCGAATCTCCGCGGCAATCTTCCCCGGGTCGTTCATCTCGCCGCACGCGCAATCCAAAATGAAGTTGCCCTCATCCGTGATGTAGTCCGAGCCATCCTTCGCCTTGCGCCGCGAAGGCTTCAATCCCAGCGTCTCCAGCCGATGTCGCACCAGCGGCTCCGCCAGTTGAATCACCTCCACCGGCAGAGGAAACCTGCCCAGGTGCTTCACCACCTTGCTCCCATCGGCCACGATGACAAACTGCTTTGCCGCGCTGGCCACAATCTTCTCGCGCAGCAGCGCGCCGCCGCCGCCTTTGATCAGCGCCAGCTCCGGCCCCACCTCGTCCGCGCCATCAATCGCCACATCAATCTCAGTCGCAGTCCTGAAGTCGATCACCGGAATCCCCAGCGACACGGCCAGTTCCTCGCTCGCTTGCGACGATGCGATCCCCCGTACCTTCAACCCTGCCTGCACTTGCTCACCCAGCAAACGAATAAAGTGCGTCGCCGTTGAGCCCGATCCCAGTCCCACCACCATGCCTGGCTTCACAAACTCCAGGCTCTTCCGCGCGGCCATCACCTTTGCGTCATCTACACTTGGCATAGCAAGCATCTTAAATCACTCCGCGATCTCACCCAAACCAGCCGTCATCCTGAGCGAAGCGACCGCAGGGAGCGGAGTCGAAGGACCCCGACACCGCCAAATCCACCCATACCCTCGAACCCTTTCAACCACAACTCCCCGGGCGCCTCACCCCAACAGTTGTCATCCTTCCGCGAACGGGGTCCCGGCCAGCTTGCTGGCTGGGGCAGGCAGCGAGAGGACCTGCTTTTTGTTTGTCATTCCCGGATGGAATCTGCGTTTGCCTCCCTTACGAACACAGATGCGGGGTGTGCCCCATAGCCTGCCCTGAGCCTGTCGCGTCTGAGACATGCGCCATTCGAGCGCAGCTCGAACCGCTCTCAACGGCGTAGCCGCAGAGGGCCAAAGGCCCGACTCATACCAGCCTGGGGTGAAACCCCAGGTTGGCGAACCAACAGAATCCAGAGGGCTGAAAGCCCGACTCATAGATGTTCCAGCTCGAACCACTTTCCCCTTCATCCAGATTCACACCACATCATCTTGGCGGAGCGAAAAAACTCTTCACTCCAACCACCAGCAAGTTTCACCAGGTCGAAACAAACCGCCGGACTCTGGCTACACTAGAAGAACGATCCCGCCGAGCCGTCCGTCGAAATGTGAATTGAGGTCCAAAGCTGCATGAAGACATCCCACCTTGCGAAGCTCGCGCTCGTTGTAGCCTTCGCATTGCCCGCCTCCACAACCCTCGCCCAGACCGCACCCACGGCCATCCAACGCCTGCAGGTCTCGGCCTTCGGTGGTCTCACCGGTACCTACACCAACTTTCTCGGTGGCAAAAACGCGGGCATCACCCTCGGCGGCGATCTCACCTTCATGACCGTCCCGCACGTCAAACCCTCCTTCGAGCTGCGCGGCACCGCTCCCATCGACGGCGGCCACGTCGACAGTCAGCTTAATTTCCTGCTCGGGCCCAAAGTCGAGTACCGCTACAACCGCTTCCATCCCTACGCCGACTTCCTCTTCGGCCGCGGCCAGATTACCTACGAGAACGGTGGCGTCCTCTACAACAACACCCTCTATCTCAAAACGACGAGTTTTATCTACTCCCTCGGCGGCGGACTCGACTACCAGCTCACCGATCACTGGGGAGCGAAGTTCGACTACCAGTTCCAGCACTGGGACACACCCTTCGTTGGCACCGTCTACAATCCCATCCACCCCAAAGCGATCACCCTCGGTGTCACCTATCGCTTCAACTTCAACCGGGGCTATCGTCGCCGATAGCAATTGCTGTCAAGCCCCCGCCGCAAGAGAAACCCTCGCAACCACCACATCCGAAAGCAGATATTTCTTCCAGGAAAGTGGCGGTTTAGTTTCTATCACCCAGCTAAAATAGAGACAGATCAAAATAAAGAAGCCCCGGCACACCTCCGGGGCTTTACTCATTTGCAGTCAAGACTTTACAAGGAGCCAGCCCGTGTCTTCTCATAAAATCAATAACTTACAGGAAGGCATGCAGGCGAAGTCCAGGCCTAAACCACCTGTTTCGAAGACTTTGCACGAAAACACAGGGGAGGGGGTCCCGCTAGGCGATGGGCTCGACGACAACCGCCGTCCCGTAAGCCAGCACCTCGGTCACGCCCTTCATCACCTCGTTGGCGTCATACCGAAACCCCACCACCGCGTTCGCCCCCAGCTGCGTCGCGTGCAGCGTCATCATCGCAAACGAGTCCTGCCGTGTCTTCTCGCAGAGCTGCGTAAAGAGGGTGATGTCTCCCCCAACCAGCGTCTGGAGCCCCGCCCCGATGGTCGCGAAGACATTCCTCGAGCGCACGACAATCCCGCGCACAACACCCAGGTTCCGGACAATCCGGTAACCGGGAAGCTCGAACGCCGTGGTGGTAAACGCCGGGTGGATGGTCAGGGGCGGTGGCGGGTAGGTCGACATCGGGCAGCACTCCTTCGGGGCCTAGGCAGGCAACCGGATTCTATCCTCTACGCGCCAACGTCGCCACCAGTTCCGTAACCGCCCCCGAGTCGATCGTCTTGGCCGCAAGCTCCACCCCGGCCCTGAGCGTCGGGGCCAGGTCCGCCGCAACCAGCACCGCCGCCGCATTCAGCAGCACGATGTCCCGCCGTGGCCCGGACTCCCCGGCGAAGACCGCCCGGAGGATCCGCGCGTTCTCCCCGGCATCGCCGCCGATCAGCGCCTCCATCGGCGCGCGCGTCAACCCAACATCCTCCGGCGCGATGGTCGAAAGCGTCACGATCCCGTTGTGAACCTCAGCCAGATGAGTAGGCCCAGAGATCGAAATCTCATCCAACCCGCGCGTCGTACCATCGGCGCTCTCAGCCGTGCCGTGCACGACGAAAGCATGACGTGTGCCGAGCAGGACCATCGCCTCAGCCACAAGCTCAACCGCCTGCGGAGCGTAAACCCCCATCACCTGCGCCGACGCCCCCGCCGGATTGGTCAGAGGCCCGAGCAGGTTGAAGACCGTGCGCACGCCGAGCGCCTTCCGCACAGGCATCACCGCCCGCATCGCCGGATGAAGGCTCGGCGCATGGAGAAAAGCAAACCGATGTCGGCGGAGCGCCTCGGTAGCCTCATCAGGAGCGAGGCCAACCGGAATCCCGAGAGCTTCCAGCACATCCGCTGAGCCGCACTGCGAAGTAATCGCACGATTGCCGTGTTTGGCGACCATGACGCCAGTGCCAGCCTCGGCAGTAGGTGCTGCTGCGGCCACCAGCGCAGCGGCTGTGGAGATGTTGAAGGTGCGGCTGCCATCGCCGCCGGTGCCACATGTATCGACCAGTCGAAGTCGCTCGTCGGCCTCGAGGGGGATTGGAGTGACGGCAGCTCTCATCGTGTCAACGAATCCAGTAAGCTCGGCTGGCGTCTCTCCGCGCGCTGCTAGTGCTCCAACCATGGCAGCGATTTCCACATCATTGAGCTCGCCTGCAAGGATGCTCTGCATGAGAGCGCGGGCCTCTTCGCGTGTGAGCGTAGTGCGGCCTTCAATGATCTGTTTGAGATGAGGCTGTACAGACATGCTTTAAGCAAGGTTAGCAGGTGACTACTGCTGTCGATGTTCGCGGGTGGTGCGCGAACACTATAAACAAAATATAAAAATCGCCGATAACCGCACGGTTGTGCGGTATTTCGTTGCGACTGGCTGAGCGTGTTCGCTACACTTCTTGAGTTGGCAGTTTCCCTGAAAAGAACATCCCTATGAAAATTCACGAGTATCAGGCAAAAGAGATCCTGCGGAAGTATGGTGTGCCGGTCCCGGGCGGCGAGATGGTTTCCACGCTCGAAGAGGCCGACAGGGCCGCGAAAGACCTTTTCGACAATGGCACACCGGTGGTTGTAGTGAAGGCGCAGATTCACGCTGGCGGGCGTGGCAAGGGCGGCGGTGTGAAGGTAACCAAGTCGCTGGCTGATGCGCAGGCCGCCGCGAAGGCGATTCTGGGGATGCAGTTGGTGACGCACCAGACAGGGCCGCAGGGACAGAAGGTGCAGCGACTGCTGATCGAGGAAGGCTCGGCGATTGACCGCGAGCTTTACCTCGGCATTGTGCTCGATCGTGCCGCGGCGAAGTTGGTGTTTATGGCTTCGCAAGCTGGCGGCATGGAGATTGAGGAGGTCGCCCATGCGACTCCGGAGAAGATTTACAAGGAATACATCGACCCGGCGGTTGGCTTGCAGCCGTATCAGGCGCGTAAGCTGGCGTTCAAGCTGGGGCTGAAGCCAACGCAGATCAACGACGCAGTGAAGTTCATGATGGGGCTCTACCGCGCGTTTGTGGAGACGGACTCGACGCTGATGGAGATCAATCCCTTCATCACAACGAAGGACGACAAGCTGCTCGCGCTCGACTGCAAGATTAATTTCGACGACAACGCGATGTTTCGGCACAAGGACTTGAAGGAGCTGCGCGACCTGTCTGAGGAAGACCCGCTTGAGGTCGAAGCGTCGAAGTTTGCGCTGAACTATATCAAGCTCGATGGCTCGATTGCCTGCATGGTGAACGGCGCCGGACTCGCGATGGCGACGATGGACATCATTCAGTATGCCGGCGGCGCTGCGGCGAACTTTCTGGATGTAGGCGGCGGCGCAAACCAGGAGCAGATTGAGAATGCCTTCGGGATTCTGCTGAGCGATCCGCATGTGAAGGCGATCTTCATCAATATCTTCGGCGGCATTCTGCGCGTGGATGTGCTGGCGACTGCAGTCGTCGCGGCGGCGAAGAAGTTGAGTGTGAATCTGCCGATCATTCTGCGCCTGGAAGGCACGAACGTCGAAGAAGGGCGCAGGATTCTCAAGGAGTCAGGACTGAAGTTTGAGGTCGGATCGACGATGAAGGAAGCTGCTGATCTTGCAGTCGCAGCCGCGAAAGGTGGTAAGTAATGGCAGTACTGGTTGATAAGAATACGCGGCTGATTGTGCAAGGAATTACCGGGCGTGAGGGCACGTTCCACGCGAAGGGTTGCGCTGAGTATGGGACGAAGGTGGTCGGCGGTGTGACACCGGGCAAGGGCGGCACGACGCATGAGGGCTGGCCTGTCTTCAATACCGTTGAAGAAGCCGTGAAGGAGACCGGCGCGAATGTGACTGTGATCTTTGTGCCACCGCCGTTTGCTGCCGATGGCATTCAGGAGGCTGTTGCTGCCGAGGTGCCGCTGGTCATCTGCATCACCGAGGGGATTCCTGTGCTGGACATGGTGAAGACCTGGGAGGTGGTGAAGGGCTCGAAGTCGCGTCTGATCGGACCGAACTGCCCGGGCGTGATCTCGCCGGGCAAGGCGAAGGTTGGCATCATGCCGGGGCGGATTCACAAGGAAGGCAACGTCGGTATCGTCTCGAAGTCGGGCACGCTGACCTACGAGGCGGTGTATCAGTTGACGACGCGCGGGATTGGCCAATCGACGGCAATCGGCATCGGTGGCGACCCGATCATCGGAACGACACACATCGATGCGTTGAAGATGTTGAATGAGGACCCCGAGACTGCAGCGATCATTATGATCGGCGAGATCGGTGGGACGGCGGAAGAGGCTGCTGCGAAGTACATTAAGCAGAACGTAAAGAAGCCTGTAGTTGGGTTCATCGCCGGTCAGACTGCGCCTCCGGGCCGCAGGATGGGTCACGCAGGCGCGATCATCTCGGGCGGTGAGGGAACCGCTGCAGAGAAGATGAAGGCGATGGCTGAGGCTGGAATTACAGTTGTGAAGTCGCCTGCTGAGATTGGCGAGGCCATGGCACGGGTGTTGGGCAAGGCTTAGCTTTGCTCAGCGTTGCTGTGCGCGATAGAAGAAGCCAGCGACAAGGAAGACCATTGCTACGCAGAAGGCCAGACGAGCGTGGAGCGGGTCATGGTAGCGAAGGCTGATGAAGCCATCGAAAACCCATGCTGCGCAGCCCACGAACCATATCCAGAGTGTCTTCCGCATCAGCGTCCTGCCCAACGTTAGAACGATGCTGACCGCAGCGAAACGCCACTTAAGAGGCATTGTTCTACACTGTTATTAGACACTTTTCCTGAGGAGACACACGTTGTCACAGCGCACATTCAGCATCATTAAGCCCGACGCGGTCCGGAAGGGCCATGCAGGAGCCATTCTTGCCGAGATTGAAAAGGCAGGGTTTAGGATCGTTTCCATCAAAAAAGCTTCCATTTCAAAGGCTCAAGCCGAAGGTTTTTACCATGTTCATGCGGCGCGTCCGTTTTTCGGTGAACTCACGGACTTCATGTCAAGCGGGCCGATCTTCCCGATGGTTCTCGAAAAGCAGAATGCCATTGCAGACTTGCGCAAGCTGATGGGGGCGACTAATCCGGCGCAGGCCGAAGAGGGCACGATCCGCAAGAAGTTCGCAGCGTCGATTGGCGAGAATGCAATTCATGGATCAGACGCCGAGGAGACTGCAGAGTTTGAGATTGGGTACTTCTTCGCTGGCTATGAACTGAAGTAGCTTCGTTATAAAGCAGGAGCAACGGCAGTAGCGGTCATGACGGCCTGACTGTTGGATGCTCCTGATTTATTTTGAGGCAAAGGAACAGTGCTATGACGGCAGATGTTGCTACAAAACGGGCGGTATTTCGAGAGTTGCACCGTGAAGGCTGTTTCGTTTTGCCAAACGCCTGGGACGTAGGTAGCACTGTGCGACTGGTACGAGCTGGGTTCAAAGCAATAGCCTCAACAAGTTCCGGTGCGGCATGGGCTATGGGGCGTGAAGATGGTGAGCTCTCTCGCGACACAATTCTGGTTCATCTTCGGATGCTGTGTTCGTCGACAGACCTGCCGATCAACGCTGATTTTGAAGCTGGCTTTGCGGATGATCCCGCGGGTGTTGGCGCGAATGTTGAGCTTGCTGTGGCGACTGGTGTAGCTGGGCTTTCGATTGAAGATCGTACGGGTAGAGAACTCTACGAACCTGCTCTTGCAGTAGAGCGGATTCGTGCTGCGCGGGAAGCGATTGATCGTACCGGCGAAGACGCTTTGCTCGTGGCACGTTCTGAAGGTTTTCTGATTGGCCGCACACAAGTGGACGCGACGATTGCGCGCCTTACTGCCTATGCCGATGCTGGCGCTGATTGCCTGTATGCTCCAGGCGTTAATGACATTGCGGCAATTCGTGAGATCGTGGCAGCAGTTGCGCCAAAGCCGGTGAACGCCTTATTGATCAAGCCGGAGATGCGGGTTGCAGATCTGGCTGCAGCGGGAGTGCGAAGAGTGAGCGTTGGTGGGGGGCTTGCTGCGGCAGCCTGGAAGGGTTTCGATCAGGCCTTGCGAATGCTAGTTGAAGACGGTCGGATTCCGCCGCGCTGATCTCTTTTCCAGCTTGGCGACTCGGCCCCATTCATTACTAATGATCACGTCGACCGATGCAGCGCGCTGACCTCATCGAAGGCGGTTCTCGGCGAGAGCCACCCCTTTATCACCCAGCAGAGATCTTCAAGCACCGCCCAGCTACCACCGGCAAACTCTCGCTATCATGCATGCTCGCCACTCAGGTAGCGGGGCAAATCTTTGTAGTGCCCATGCGGGCAGCGTTGGCCTGCTACAGGCAGCATCATGGCTGGCTAGTCAACGCTAGAGGCGAATCTCGTCGCTGTCCTCCAGGAAAACCCAGGGCCGCAAAAGGCAATACTGAGGAACGCTACCTATTGTCTTAGCGCAGCAGATCTTCGAGTGCTGAGGAAAGCGCTGTTTTCTCGTCGCGGTATTTCACGATTACTGGTGTGGTGAC
The Edaphobacter acidisoli genome window above contains:
- the ndk gene encoding nucleoside-diphosphate kinase — protein: MSQRTFSIIKPDAVRKGHAGAILAEIEKAGFRIVSIKKASISKAQAEGFYHVHAARPFFGELTDFMSSGPIFPMVLEKQNAIADLRKLMGATNPAQAEEGTIRKKFAASIGENAIHGSDAEETAEFEIGYFFAGYELK
- a CDS encoding isocitrate lyase/PEP mutase family protein, which produces MTADVATKRAVFRELHREGCFVLPNAWDVGSTVRLVRAGFKAIASTSSGAAWAMGREDGELSRDTILVHLRMLCSSTDLPINADFEAGFADDPAGVGANVELAVATGVAGLSIEDRTGRELYEPALAVERIRAAREAIDRTGEDALLVARSEGFLIGRTQVDATIARLTAYADAGADCLYAPGVNDIAAIREIVAAVAPKPVNALLIKPEMRVADLAAAGVRRVSVGGGLAAAAWKGFDQALRMLVEDGRIPPR